One genomic window of Arachis hypogaea cultivar Tifrunner chromosome 8, arahy.Tifrunner.gnm2.J5K5, whole genome shotgun sequence includes the following:
- the LOC112708501 gene encoding potassium transporter 5-like has product MFGETDPMGTDKEMETVASAKVRRMDSFINLEAGRVTMSETHGSKVSWRTTLSLAFQSIGIVYGDIGTSPLYVYSSIFTSGIKNNEDILGVLSLIIYTILLIPFLKYVFIVLWANDNGNGGAFALYSLICRHVEVSLIPNQQPEDRKLSNYKLELPSSQLKQSQTLKQMLENSQFARILLLLATILGTSMVIGDGFLTPSMSVLSAVSGISKSLGQDATVGIAIGILIILFSLQRFGTDKMGFSFVPIILVWFLLIGGIGIYNLFKYDIGVLRAFNPKYIIDYFKRNGKQGWLSLGGVFLCITGSEAMFADLGHFNVRAIQISFTFITCPAILCAYTGQAAFLRKFPEKVGNTFYESLPNAIYWPTFVVAVGAAIIASQAMISGAFSIISQALSLGCFPRVKVVHTSTKHEGQVYIPEINYMFMIGSIIMCIAFKTTEKISQAYGIAVIGDMLITTWLVSLIMVVIWKKSIWQATIFLLVFGCIEAIYFSSQITKFMEGGYIPIVSSLFLTMIMGIWHYVHKERYMFELRNKVRSEYIGELAMDRDIRRVPGVGLLYSELVQGIPPIFPHLIACMSSIHSVIVFVSIKVIPISRVSLEERFLFCHLEPREYRMFRCIVRCGYKDKLEDALVFESQLIQNLKAFIHLDEPEVNFIDMAMQRGVMYMLGEAEVVAQPNSSFLNKIIVNYAYTFLRKNFRQGNQLMAIPRKRLLKIGMTYEI; this is encoded by the exons ATGTTCGGAGAAACAGATCCGATGGGCACAGATAAAGAGATGGAGACGGTGGCCTCTGCTAAAGTCCGACGCATGGACTCTTTCATCAACTTGGAAGCTGGACGTGTTACCATGAGTGAAACACATGGCTCTAAG GTTAGCTGGAGGACTACGTTAAGTTTGGCATTTCAAAGCATAGGGATTGTTTATGGTGATATCGGCACATCTCCGCTTTATGTGTATTCCAGCATTTTTACCAGTGGAATAAAAAACAACGAAGATATTCTTGGCGTCTTATCCCTCATCATCTATACTATTCTGCTCATACCTTTTCTTAAGTATGTCTTTATTGTACTATGGGCGAACGACAACGGCAATG GTGGAGCATTTGCATTGTATTCGCTGATATGCAGACACGTAGAGGTGAGTTTGATTCCAAATCAACAACCAGAGGACAGAAAACTTTCTAACTACAAGCTGGAACTACCGTCTAGTCAGCTCAAACAATCCCAAACACTGAAGCAGATGCTTGAGAACAGTCAGTTTGCTCGTATTCTTCTTTTGCTTGCAACCATTCTGGGAACTTCCATGGTCATTGGAGACGGCTTTCTTACTCCCTCAATGTCag TCCTTTCTGCCGTAAGTGGGATCAGTAAATCACTCGGTCAAG ATGCTACAGTGGGAATCGCTATAGGAatcttaattattctattttctttgcaaAGATTCGGTACAGATAAAATGGGATTTTCATTTGTACCAATTATTTTAGTATGGTTTTTACTCATAGGGGGAATTGGTATCTATAATTTGTTCAAATATGATATCGGAGTGTTGCGTGctttcaatccaaaatatataattgattacTTCAAACGCAATGGTAAACAAGGATGGCTATCACTTGGTGGAGTCTTTCTATGCATAACAG GATCTGAAGCCATGTTTGCAGACTTGGGTCACTTTAATGTACGAGCAATTCAA ATTAGCTTCACTTTTATTACATGTCCTGCAATATTGTGTGCATATACTGGGCAAGCTGCATTTCTTCGAAAGTTTCCTGAAAAAGTGGGCAATACTTTCTATGAAAGTCTACCAA ATGCCATATACTGGCCAACATTTGTGGTGGCTGTTGGTGCTGCTATCATAGCAAGCCAAGCAATGATTTCAGGAGCATTTTCCATCATATCGCAGGCCCTGAGTCTAGGTTGTTTTCCACGAGTTAAGGTTGTGCATACTTCCACTAAGCACGAGGGTCAGGTGTATATTCCTGAGATCAACTACATGTTCATGATTGGAAGCATTATTATGTGTATTGCCTTCAAAACCACAGAAAAGATAAGTCAAGCATACGGGATTGCAGTTATTGGGGATATGCTTATCACAACGTGGCTGGTTTCATTGATAATGGTAGTTATATGGAAGAAGAGCATATGGCAAGCTACTATCTTCTTATTGGTATTCGGCTGCATAGAGGCTATTTATTTCTCATCTCAGATAACAAAGTTTATGGAAGGAGGCTATATTCCAATTGTGTCTTCTTTGTTCTTGACGATGATCATGGGAATCTGGCATTACGTGCACAAAGAGAGGTACATGTTCGAACTTAGAAATAAAGTTCGCAGTGAGTACATAGGGGAATTGGCCATGGATAGGGACATAAGAAGAGTTCCCGGGGTGGGGTTGCTCTACTCTGAGCTTGTGCAGGGAATTCCTCCGATATTCCCCCATCTCATAGCCTGTATGTCATCCATCCATTCAGTCATTGTCTTTGTTTCTATCAAGGTCATCCCTATCAGTCGAGTTTCTTTGGAGGAGAGGTTTCTATTTTGCCATTTGGAGCCCAGAGAGTATCGAATGTTCCGTTGCATAGTTAGATGCGGTTACAAAGATAAACTCGAAGATGCTCTCGTGTTTGAATCACAGTTAATACAAAATCTCAAGGCCTTCATTCACCTAGATGAACCTGAGGTCAACTTCATCGACATGGCAATGCAAAGAGGTGTGATGTATATGCTTGGTGAAGCAGAGGTGGTGGCTCAACCAAATTCATCGTTCCTCAATAAGATAATTGTCAACTATGCTTACACTTTCTTAAGAAAGAACTTCCGTCAAGGAAACCAATTGATGGCTATTCCGCGTAAGAGACTTCTCAAGATTGGAATGACATATGAAATATAA